Part of the Capricornis sumatraensis isolate serow.1 chromosome 9, serow.2, whole genome shotgun sequence genome, AGAAAGTTAGTTGGAAAATGGCTACTGTCACGACCAAGCCAATGACTGAGCCTCCAGCCCAGGACCAGGCCACCAGGCAGGCACAGCCTCGGGGGCTCATGAGCACGTTGTAGCGCAGGGGGTGgcagatggccacgtagcggtcGTAGCCCATGACAGTGAGCAGGAAGGAGTGGGTGAAGCCAAACATGAAGGAGAAGAACATCTGGCTGGCGCAGGCTCTCAAAGCAATGGAGTGGTCAGTGGAGAGCAGGTCGGCCAGCATGCGCGGGATGACAGCAAAGGTGTAGAGGACCTCGGAGGTGGAGAGGGCGCACAGGAAAaggtacatgggggtgtggaggctgCGCTCACTCCAGACGGTGGCCATGATGAGCAGGTTCCCCAGCAGCGTGAACAGGTACATCGGCAGGAAGAGCAGGAAGAACATCAGCTGAAGGTGGGGGAAGGTGGAGAAGCCGATGAGGATGAATTCAGCTGCTGATGAGAAGTTGCCTCCTTGCATGGGGGCTGTTCCTGAAGTGAGGTGTGACATGGAGAGATCAGCTAGTGGATGGAAGGTCTTCAGCTTCCATCATTCCTGGCTCTGCCCCAGGGACTGCTCCTGATCCTGATAAATGACAGGTGACCTTGGCTGAATTTCTACTCTGTGCCTCCTATGATTTAATCTTCTCATCAATATTGTGGGGGAGGAGGGTGTGTGTGCTGTTTTTATCACTGTCTaaagaagggttaggctacctactccagtgttcttgggctttcctgattgctcagatggtaaagaatctgcctgcaatgcaggagacctgggttcagttcctgggttgggaagataccctggaggagagcacggcaacccactccagtcttcttgcctggagaatccccatggacagaggagccaggtgggctacagtccatggggtggcaaagagtcagaaatggctgagcgactaagcacaaagtATCTTGAGAATACacactgaaaatatttgagtCTAAGCAACTTGTTTATGGTGCAGCTGTCAAAATGGCAGAACCCATGCCTAGCTGTCCCCATCACTTCTACATCTTCCAAAAATGGAAAAAGCTTCCAACCATTGCTTCTCTGCCCTTCTACTCCCTTCTGATAAGTCTTATTCTTTTCAGAGCTTCAAATaccatgttgctgttgttgttgttcagtggctcagtcgtgtccaactctttgcggccctatggactgcagcatgccaggcttctctgtccatcaccatctcctggagcttgctcaaactcatgttcattgagtcactgatgccaccaaaccatctcatcctctgtcatccccttctcctgccttcaatctttcccagcatcagagtcttttctaatgagtcagctcttcacatcaggtggctaaagtattggagcttcaacttcagcattggtccttccaatgaatatttaggattgatttccttcaggatggactgtttTGGGATTTGCCTGGATGTCAAATACCATGAGACATCCCTattccatggctacagtcatTTGGACATGTGCACATCTCTAACTTAACATGCATCAATCAGATTTCTCTTCTGGACCTGAGTTATTCATGCAAGGAATCTGAGGCAAGACACAGTGTAAAAATAATGTTCTGGTTGTTTTCCAGATCCCATGAGCCTATCTGTGTGTTCTGAGGCAATGCCACACAGCCATCTGACAAAGGGATGAGAGAGTCAGCTGACAGACTTCAAATCCCTGCTCTCCCCACTGTGTGAAACTGAGCAATTTGtacacctctctgtgcctctgtttctctaTACCTGTCTCAAAGAAGTTTTTGAGAAGTTAATGAATTATTCTTGGACTATGACCTGGAAAACAATAGGCGCTATCTATGAAAATTAAATCATACACTAAATGAGTACATGTATATTGTCTGTGCTCAGTAACTTCAGTTTAATGAGATTTCAATATCTCTTTATAAATAAAGTACCAATTTTTATGTGATATTTCTTATTAGGCACTGTCAACTGTAAAGGGACGAAAATATAAATCTACTTTCCACCTCTGTTGTTTGGCCTGCTCTGGGCAATATGGACTCATACACTATGTAGCTTTTGagatctggcttctttcactcggcataatgtttctgaggttcatccacattgaagaatgcatttgaatccatATATGAAGAACTTCCCACTTTTTCATAGCCAAACAATATCCCTTTATGGATAGACCGAATTTTGTTTACCCAAtcacctatttttttcttaaaatttttttaaaggcttttttaaattaattaattaattttaattgaaggctaatactttgcaatattgtggtttttgccatacattgacatgaatcagccacgagtgtacatgtgttccccatcctgaactcccctcccaactCACTCCCTATCCCattcctcagggttgtcccagtgcaccggctttgagtgccccgtttcatgcatcgaacttggactggtgatctatttcacataaggtaatatacatgtttcaatactattctcaaaccatcccactctcaccttctcccacagagtccaaaagtctgttctttatatctgtgtctcttttgctgtctcacatatagggtcattgttaccatctttctaaattccacatatatgcattaatagactatattggtgtttttctttctgacttacttcactctgtataataggctccagtttcatccacctcattagaactgattcaaatgcattctttttaatagctgaataatattccattgtgtatatgtaccacagctttcttatccccatgtcctagctattataaacagtgctgcaatgaatattggggtacacgtgtctctttcaattctggtgtccttggtgtgtatgcctagaagtgggattgctgggttatatggcagttctatttccagttttttaaggaatctccacactgttctccatagtggttgtactagtttgcattcccaccaacagtgtaagagagttcccttttctccacaccttctccagcatttattgcttgtagacttttggatagcagccattctgaccggcgtgagatggtacctcattgtggctttgatttgcatttctctgattatgagtgatgttgagcatcttttcatgtatttgttacccatctgtatatcttctttggagaaatgtctatttagttctttggcccattttttgattgggtcgtttatttttctggaattgagcttcaggtgttccttgtatatttttgagattaattctttgtcagttgcttcatttgctattattttcttccattctgaaggctgtcttttcaccttgctcatagtttccttcgttgtgcagaagcttttcattttaatgaggtcacatttgtttatttttgcttttatttccaatattctgggaagtgggtcatagaggatccagcTGTGATTtaagtcagagagtgttttgcctatgttctcctctaggagttttatagtttctggtcttgtgtttagatctttaatccattttgaatttatttttgtgtctggtgttagaaagtgttctagtttcattcttttacaagtggttgaccagttttaccagcaccacttgttagagattgtcttttttccattgtatattcttgcctcctttgtcaaagataaggtgttcataggtgtgtggatttatctctggtctttctattttgttccattgatctatatttctgtctttgtgccagtaccatactgtcttgatgactgtggctttgtagtagagcctgaagtcaggcaggttgattcctccagttccattcttctttctcaagattgctttggctactcaaggttttttgtatttccatacaaattgtgaaattgtttcttctaattctctgaaaaataccattggtagcttgataagcaTTGTGATGaatatatagattgctttgggtagtgtacttaTTTttgctatattgattcttctgatccacgaacataatatatttctccatctatttgtgtcatccttgatttctttcatcagtgttttatagttttctatatatagatcttttgtttctttagatagatttattcttacgtattttattcttttcatcacaatggtgaatggaattgtttctttaatttctctgttttctcattgttagtgtataggattgaaagggatttctgtatgttaattttatatcctgtgactttactatattcacttattagctctagtaattttctgtggtgtctttagggttttctatgtagaggatcatgtcatctgcaaacagtgagagttttacttcttttccaatctggattccttttatttcctttctttctctgattgctgtggctaaaacttccaaaactgtgttgaatagtactggtgagagtgggcactcttgtcttgttcctgactttaggaaaatgctttcagtttttcaccaatgaagataatgtttgctgtgggtttatcatatatggcttttattatgttggggtatgttccttctatgcctgctttctggagagatttttatcatatatggatgttgaactttgtcaaaggctttgtctacatctattgagataattatatggtttttatgtttcaatttgttaatgtggtgtatcacattgattgatttgtgaatgttgaagaatccttgcatccctgggataaagctcacttggtcatgatctttttaatatgttgttggattctgtttgctagaattttgctgaggatttttgcatctatgttcatcagtaatattggcctgtagttttcttttttgtggcatctttgtctggttttggtattagggtgatgttgttttcatagaatgagtttggcagcccaccttcctctgcaattttctggaagagtttgagtaggataggtgttagctcttctctaaatttttggtagaattcacctgtgaagccatctggtcctgggcttttgtttgttggaagatttttgattatagtttcgatttctgtgcttgtgatggatccattaagattttctatttcttcctagttcagttttggaaggttatacttttctaaaaatttgtccatttcttcctagttgtccattttattggcatataactgctgatagtagtctcttatgatcctttgtatttctgtgtcgtctgttttgatttctccattttcatttctgattttgttgatttgactcttctccctttttttcttgatgagtcttgctaatggtttgtctattttatttatcttctcaaagaaccagcttttacttttgttgatttttgctatggtctcctttgtttctttttcatttatttctgccctaatttttatgacttctttccttGTACTGACCCTTGGGtcttaatttcctctttttctagttgctttaggtgtagagttaggttatttatttgatttttctgttgtttcttgaggtaagcttctattgctatgaaccttccccttagcactgatatttttgaatcccataggttttggattgtccttttttttcattttcatttgtttctatccatattttgagttctttttttatttcttctgtgatttgttggttattcagaagcatgttgtttagcctccatatgttttaatatttttttcctgtacttgacatctaatcttactgctttgtaattagaaaagatgcttgaaatgatttcaattttttttaacttactaaggctagatttatggcctaggaggtgatctatcctggagaatgttctatgtgcacttgagaaaaggtgaaatttattattttggggtgaaatgtcctatagataacagttaggtctaactggtccactgtatcatttaaagtttgtgtttccttgctaattttctgtttgcctgatctatccataggagtgagtattttttaaattaaacttttattttgcatTATAGCTGATTATAAGTATATAGTTTTAGtttggattatagttgattaacaatattgtagcttcaggtggacagcaaagggattcagtcgTACATAGACATGTAggcattctcccccagactctccTGTCATCCAGGcttccacataacactgagcagagttccctgagctatacaataggtccctgttggtgatccactttaaatataacaatgtatacctgtccatcccaaattccctaatgaaccttcaggttgtttccatgtttgcaCTCATGTGAGTAGAGCTACTATGAAAATTCATGTAGGAATTTAAAACATAtcggtggttaccaggggctggggaagggaagaaaggggagTGACTACTAATGGGTATGGCGTTTCCTTTGTGGATgctgagaaagttctggaaatagATACAGATGGAAGTTCCACATCGTGAATATATTTACTGCCACTGAATTAATTGTAtattataaaatggagaaaatggtaaattttgttttGTGCATTATACCACAATGCAATGAATGCCTGATCAAATGGACTCATATCTTAGATCAAGTCTCAACAGGTTGAGAACAAAACTTTGGTAACTAAAGGCTGCATTCCCCAAATATCATCAGTTTCCAGAGTTTCTTAGCCTCCCTCCCTTGGAgtcacttgtttctttttctcacttctgGGTAAGCATTTGTTTACAGATCCCCAGGATTGTCCCACTCAGTCCTGATACTCTGAGATCCTAGATGGGGTAAGTCAAAGCCAACAACTTGGGAACAAGAGCCTCCAAGAAGAGCCTGAATGGATGAGACCAAGATCCTGTAGGCTGTCCTCTCTCTAGCTCTCCAACATCCAGTGCAAGCTTTCTTAATATTTGGGGCAAGATCATTCTTTGCTGTTGGGGGTGGTGGCCATCCTGTGCACTGTGAGGTGCTTAGCAGCATCCCTTCTCTCCACCACCCAGATGCCAGTAGCCCCTGCTCAGTAGTGAcagccaaaaatgtctccagacattgcaaATGTCCccaaggtggggggggggcaaaCTCACCCCCAGTTAAGAGCCAATGATATACAGAGAACAGGTGTAATCCCTAAGTTGCTCATTTTCCCCAGATGTtggttcctctccttttccaACTGGCAAAtacctattcatttattttttgttggggGGGGTGTATTTTTAGGATaaagggaagggatagttagggagtctggaATCAGCATGtacactgctttatttaaaatgaataaccaacaaggacctactgtatgcacaaggaactctgctcaatgttatgtgccaggctggatgggagAGGGATTTGGAGAAGAATtgagacatatatatgtatggctgagtccctttgctgtccacctgaaactatcacaatattgctaatcaactatatcccaacacaaaataaaaagctaattaaattttaattgctttacaacagtTGTGTTAGGCTCTGCTGTACAATagcatgaatcagctatgaaaagaaaaagtgaaagtgttagtcactcaatcatgtccaactctttgtgaccccatggactatagcccaccagcttcttctgtctatggaattctccaggcaagaatgctggagtgggtagctattcccctctccaggggaccttcctgacccaaagattgaacctgtgtctcccacattgtgggcagattctttatcatctgagccaccaggaaatcaactatatgtatacatatatcctttccatcctgaacctccctccaactcccccatcccacttctctaggtcatcacagagcactaagtTGAgcaccctgtgctatacagcagctttccactagctatctgttttaaacATGGTACTGTATACTTGTCAATGCTACTCTACCTGTTCATTTTTAAGACTCCGTTTAAGTGTCATCTTCCCCACACAGCCTTCCTGGGCATCAATTCCGAAAACAGATTTTGTCATTCATTCCTGTGTGCTTCTGAAACAACTCCTGCATGGGTCTCAAGTCCTTGCTTCTAACTTTTTTATGACTGTGGTTATAAGGTGTCATCTTGGAGATGTAACTCTCTCTGGCACTGGGTTTGGGGTTCTTGATAAGAATAACTACCATTTACTGGATGTTGGCACCTGTACCCACGTGTTTCTTATGAAATCTTTACCCCAGTATTGTGAGGCACCAGCTATTGATCCCTGTTTTCCGGGAGTGGTGGCTGCATTCCACAGAGGACACATCACTTGTCAAAGGGACCATGGCTCTTGAGTAAGGGAGCCAGGATCTGACCTATATCTGAATGACCCCAAGTCTATCTTCTAACTTCTTTACTACACTCACCACTTATTTCTGGCTGTTAATGAATATCAGAGCCACTTCAGACAAGGGAACTGTTAGTTCACCATACCAGACCATCCACACACTACCTCCTTATATTAATTCAGATGACAAGAGTCCATGGCCAGGAATAAATAGATAGGAACTATAAGAAGACAAGAGCTCACTATGTCCTGGGGAGGTGGTCCAGGGCTGCATATATACAGTTTGGGATGATGGGAATGCAGAACACAGCTGAGATTGGTTTCTGTTCATTctgggaaaaggcaaaactatggagacagtcaAAAGATTGGTTTTCAGTACTCAGGAGGAGAGAGCGAGATGAATAGGTGGAACTTTTTTTAAGGTGGTGAAACAACTCCGTATTATACTATAGTGGTGGATACATAACATTGTACATTGCTCAAAACTCTTAGGATATACGGCACCAAGAGTGAATCCTAACATAAACTGCGGGCTTTACTTATTAATACTGTGCCAGTGTTGGTTCAGCAACTGTAACACATGTACCTTGCTTATGCATGATATTAATAATAGAGTTGagttcctgtgctacacagcaaattcccactggctatctgttttacatatggtaatgtatatattccCATGGCACTATCTCTGTCCCATCCTCTTCCTTCCACACTACGTCCACAAAACCTGTTCTCTCTGTTTGCATCTCCGCTGCTGCCTTGAAAGTGGGATGTGGTGGGAGATAGGAGaaaggttcaagaaggaggggacatatgcgtagctgtggctgattcatgttgatgtatggcagaaactagcacaatactgtaaagcaattatcttccaaaaaATTTTTGTTAAGAATAGGGAAAGCTGtgtgcaggaagagaaagggtttGTGGAAATCCTCTACACTATCTGCTCAGtgttctgtaaacctaaaactgctccaaGAAGTAAagtctcttaattttttaaagtaaaaagaagtGTTAGAACCAAGATGGGTGTGAGTTCAGGATGGCAGAGAGGTGGACTGACATCTCTTGTTATTGATCCACCAGGAGAACACTTAGGGGCTCCTCTGCAATTAAACTGAACAGCCCCAGAGAAGGAGTGTGACTGGGCTATGTGGCACTTAAAAGAACTCACAGAGGGACAAGTCCCTACCCAGAACTCAGAGGTCAAACCCACCTATGGACAAACCTTGTCCACACGTACCACTGCAGCAGGGTTTTCCAACTTAGCATCAGAAACACTAGGGGCTGATCATTTTCCATGGTTGGGGGCTGCCCTGGGCATTAAAGATGTTGAGCAGCATCCCTGTCACTctctagatgccagtagcatctccaactATGACCATCAGAGGTATCCCAGGTATTGCACAGTGTCCCCTGTGGTGGAGAACCGCCCCTGGTGGAGAACCACAGGCTAGGTCTGTGTTGCATCCAACTTGCCTTACCTGTCTGCCCCCATCCTGGCTCTCTCTGCTCACGAAGCTGTTTGTGTTCCCCTCTCTGCATcccctccttcccatctcagCCACCTACTGCCTCCTTATTTTATCCTCCTTATTTTCATCCTTGACTCCTTACCATCACAGCACCTATCCACCCTGGTGCCTTCCTGATATTAGTACTTTATACCTTCAGGGGATGACTGCAGCTTCTCAATCCTAAAtcttcctgtttctcttccctgcctcctcaCAATCATTTTACCATTGATTTTTGGCTGATTCAGATAGAAGACAGTTGGACAGCTGTTCTGGGTAAGATAGAGAGGTAGCTCTTCTCTtggcacctcagtttcctcacttgtctGGCAAAGTAACCACCACGTTACTCTGAAGCCAAGAAGTGGAGCCCTGACCTCTACATCTACCCATAGATTCAAATTAGACAAGGAGTTTTATAAATAGTGTGACTTGTCCAAGCAGCTCCAGGTTCCCCAGTTCTCTCCTGGTCAACTGGAAGGGTTGGAAGATGACTCACCTGGGCTCCAAGCTCTCTATCTGGTTCTGCCTCACTCCAACTGAAGCTCCTGGTTTGGCATTTCCCTGTAGATGAGGACCGTAGAGGTGAAGGCTGCAATGCAAGGAGCCTGCCACCCTGATCATGCCAACCAGGCGGGGGCAGTTTACTGAGCCTCCCCTCTACTATTTATGCTGTGTCTGCTCCTGCCTGCCACCATCTCCCTCTGTGATCCCACTGACTCTGCATCTGTCCTCTGGTACAGGGATGCTGGGACCCCTGGGGACTCCAGGAAGCACTGGGCACCCTCAGGGAGACTGCCCTCACTTTTCCTGTCTCCCTGCTGGTCAGGTTGAGTCAATTATCTCAGGGCCTTGAGCAGAGTTTAATGCTCTCAAATTTGGGATTTAGGGCTCTGGCTGCTGACACTGGCAAGAGAGCAGCCCTGCTATTGCTCACTGGGGCTGAGGAAGCTGCTTCATGTacttctctattgtttttcttcccCATTCATATCATTAGCCTAATCAAATGtccttcaaaattttaaaataaatgcaaaactgTGATTCTTCTACTAAGTAATGGAGATGCTACAGATAAGGCTAAAAGTCATTCAGTGGCCAGCTGTGTGATCAGGATGAAAGATTTGATGGGCATCCTTACAGACCTCTGTGTGCATGGGGCATATGAACAAACACAAACCCATAAAGTAAGAGTAGTATTGTGGGATTTCACTGTGTTGGGGGGAggggctttgttttatttttgaggtgAAATTCATACAACTTTAACCACTTTAAAGTGAATAATTTGGTGACATTTAACATGTTTACAATATTATTCAATCACCATGTCTATCTAGTTCTAGACCATTTTCATCATCCCCCCAAAAGAGAGGAGGATGAagggagaagaaggagaaaaagagaaacaaggaggggtgggatagggaggagaaggggaaaggggaggaaagggagagtgagagaggaaaagagacatggaaaagaagagaaagaagatacGGAAGGGAAGGGGTTGGGAGgggagacaaagaaagaaagagtaaggATGATACAGGCAACAAGAACATGAAGAATTTGGACACATTAAGTTCAAGATGTCTCCTAGATAGCCACTTGAAGTTGTTGAGTAGGCAAGCGGATAGGGATAAATGTAAGAAATTGAGCATCATCTGTGTACACAAGGTACATAAAGCTGTGATATCAGAGAggatccccagggacagaggatgcTAATGAAGTCCAAGGAGTAAATGAACTTAATGGCTTCTTGTGTTCCATGTATGAATGAATCAAGATTTGTTTAGCGGTTCTTTGTTAATGGATATACCTAATGTGACATATACATGTCATGGCTCTGAACATCCTATTATGTACACATATGTGGAATATGTCTATAAAATGTCCATTAATTAGGTGGGAAAATGAGAGGCAGGATTTAAGCCAGGTCATCCAGATCTCAAACACAGCTTCCCACACACTATTTCCCACTGCTTTGGATGGCAATGAGGTTTCACATGGTAAAAACTGTAAGCCaacattctgttttatttagtGTTCTGGGGGTTGCACTGGTCCAACCAAGaaatatatgttaattaactGTATCTTCCAAGTGCCATGTTGATGCTGGGTATGATGGTGAGCAAAATGCACAAACTTCCTGACCTCAAGAAGCTGATAGCCTAAAGAATTGTAATAAGTTGCATCAGACATTGGGTGCCTGACTCAGTGTGGGTACACAATCACATTCCAATTCACAATCTTTCCATTTGGATGTTAGTATTAATAAGATTAGAGGTCAAGTTGGCctttaatgaagaaaatgaaagagcctAGCTTgtattctcagagaaggcaatggcaacccaatccagtgctcttgcctggaaaatcccatgggcggaggagcctggtaggctgcagtccatgaggtcggtgagggtcggacacgactgagcgaaatcactttcacttttcactttcatgcattggagaaggaaatggcaacccactccagtgttcttgcctggagaatcccagggatgggggagcctggtgggctgccgcctatgggattgcacagagtcagacaggactgaagtgacttagcagcagcagcagcttgtattCTTGTCCAGGTGCCAGGGGAGGGGAGCATACCAGCATCACTGTGAAAAGAGTTACTCAGGAATTTCTACAAGACTAGACCTTTAAACTGCTGAATCTATAGAAATATTCCCTCAATGTCCCAATGCACACTCCaatgtataaaagtgaaagtgaaagtgtcagtcagtcagtcgtgtccgactctttgtgaccccatagactatagcctgccaggctcctctgtccatggaattttccaggcaagaatactggagtgggttgccatgcccttctccagcgaatcatcccaacccagggagggaacacaggcctcctgcactgcaggcagattctttcccgtctgagccaccagggtgcccACTCCAGGGTATGGTTGGCTTCAATTGCCCACCTGTGGTTTTAAAAGGCTCTTAAGATGGTGgtaaacataggcaaaacactctcagacataaatcacagcaggatcctctatgatccacctcccagaattctggaaataaaagcaaaaataaacaaatgggatctaattaaaattaaaagcttctgcacaacaaaggaaaatataagcaaggtgaaaagacagccttctgaatgggagaaaataatagcaaatgaagcaactgacaaacaactaatctcaaaaatatacaagcaacttatgcagctcaattccagaaaaataaacgacccaatcaaaaaatgggccaaagaactaaatagacatttctccaaagaagacatacggatggctaacaaac contains:
- the LOC138085888 gene encoding olfactory receptor 10H1-like; translated protein: MQGGNFSSAAEFILIGFSTFPHLQLMFFLLFLPMYLFTLLGNLLIMATVWSERSLHTPMYLFLCALSTSEVLYTFAVIPRMLADLLSTDHSIALRACASQMFFSFMFGFTHSFLLTVMGYDRYVAICHPLRYNVLMSPRGCACLVAWSWAGGSVIGLVVTVAIFQLTFCGSNEIHHFVCHVQALLKLACGENVSILAMGLGLVCITALLGCCLLILLSYAFIVATILRIPSAEGRHKAFSTCVSHLTVVIEHYGFASVIYLKPKGPQSLEIDTLMGITYTVLTPFLSPIIFSLRNKELKIAMKKTFLSKL